The Nocardia sp. BMG51109 nucleotide sequence CGACCGGGACGTCCAATACCGCTCGGCAGATCGGGACCGCCTGCGGTGTCGCGATATTCGGCGCCGTCGCCGGGTCGCCCGCGGACGGAGGGTTCATCGACGGGATCCATCTGCTGGCGGCCGCCGCGGCGGTGGCATGGGCCGGCGCGCTGGCGCTGACCCGCTTCGGCATAGCGCACGATTCCCCTCGTTGACCTCGCATTGTCCACCGTCCGGCCAACGAGACGGCGCTCGATCCGACCACATCGGTACGGGGCCGGTCGTGTCCCGGCCGGCTGCCGGGCCGGGCGTCGGGATCGGCGACACGGACCCGCATTACCGCGCGCAGACCGGTTGCGGGGATACGCTTTTCGAACGAAGTAGCGAAAGACGGGCGGAAGTGGTGACGACGAGCCGGATCGAGGACGTGCAGGCCGGCCTGCTCGACGACGTGCGCGACGCCGTCTCGTTCGGGTTCGAGGAGGCCGACGAGGCGCTCGCCGCGATGGTCGCCGTGCAGATCGAGGAACGCCCGCGCGGCGGTGCGCTGATCACGCAGCGGCTGGGGCTGGACGGCGAGCGCCCCGAGACCCTGACGCTGATCGGCCTGCGGTACGGGCTGTCGCGGGATCGGGTGCGGCAGTTGTACACCCGCGCCGTGGGCCAGATGGTCCGCCGAGTGCAGTCCACCGGCTACCCCGACACCGCGATCTTCGCGGAGCGCTATCCCGTCGGCCGGCAGGACGAGCGCCTCGTGCGCACGCTGCTGGCCGAGATCTACGCCACCGACAGCGATATCGCCGCGCAGGACCTCGCCTATCTGCGCCTGCGACTGGCCGGCCACGCACTACTGGATGCGAAACGCATGGCGGGCTTCGTATTTCAGCGCATCGCCGGATGGCAGCAGCGGGGGCGCTGGCATCTGCCCACCCCCAGGCACACCGAACCCGTTGCCGGACAACTCGTTCCCCTGCTGCGCCGCGCCGACTGGCCGAGCGGTGCGCCCGATCCGCTGCCCGGCTCCCCCGCCGCCACGCCCGACGCGCACGACGATGCCCGCGGATTCGTATTCGCCGAGAAGCTGGACCGCGAAACGACATTCGATACGGCGCTGGAGGCCCGGCTGCTGCGCATGCTCGACGAGAGCGAACAGGTGGTCACCTTCACCGAGCGTCCCGGTGGCATCGACTACCGGCTCGACGATGCCGAGCGCGCGCACCACCCGACCGTCGCCGCCCGGCTCACCGACGGCCGCACCCTCGCGATCGATGTCGTCCCGCTCGCCAGGCTCGCCGTCCACGGCAACCGGGTCAAGCTCGACGCCGCCCGCACCTGGGCGCACGACCGCGGCTGGGGCTGGCTGGTCTACACCGGCAGCCGCCTCGGCGAACCCGACCTGCGCCGCCACTCCGTCGAGCCCCGCGGCGAGAACATCCTGCGCAATCGCCTCGCCACCGGCCCGCTGGCCTGGCCCGAATTCCGCCGGATCGTCGACGAAACCGGCTTGGACATGGTGGATTTCACCGCTCTGGTGCTGCGCCACGGCTGGCGATGGGAACGCGGCCCGTTCCAGCTGGCCGCCGGTACATAACCACCGCAGCCGCAACCACGCCCGACCCGTACGGGCCACCCGTCACCGGCTGCTGCCGGGAACGGGGCCGCCCCGGTGGCCGTCGACGCGCCGGGCCGGCATTCTCAGCAGGATCGCCTCCAGCGCAAGAGTCAGCGTTCCGGTCACGACGCCGACCGGCGAGGCAGGCATCATGAACGCGGTATGACCGATCAGGAGGCCGCCCGCCGGCCAGATCCGGTGCCGGTCGTTCCAGTCCGCGGCGGCACGCCGGCGCATCAGCGTCCACCCGGATCCGGATGCCGGCACGGCCGCCACCGCGAACGGGATCGACAGCGCGGCACCGGACCCGAACAGTGAACCGGTACCCAGCCGCCCCGTTCACCCGACGGGTGAGAGCGCTGTCCGCACCCCGTCCGGCGGAGCCCTCGTTCCATCCGGTCTCGTCATCGGGCACGCGCGTCGACCAGCCCTTGGATATCGATCTTCGTCATGGCGTGCAGCGCGGTCAGGACTCGTTCGGCCGCGTCCGGTCCGGCGCCGTCGAGCAGTTCGCCGACGGCCTTCGGCACGACCTGCCAGGTCACCCCGAAACGATCGGTCAGCGACCCGCCGGGGCCCTCCTGCCCATCGGCGGTGAGGCCCGTCCACACGGCATCCACCTCGTCCTGGGTGTCACATTCGACATACAGCGAGATTCCTGCGCCGAATCCGAACTGCGGGCCTCCGTCGTACGCGATGCAGCGCTGTCCGGCCAATTCGAAGGTGACGGTGGCACGACCGTCGGCACCGCGGCGGATTTCGAGGATCTCGGAACCCGCTATGACCCTCGTATAGAGTTCGGCAGCTTCCTCGGCTCGGCCGTCGAACCACAGAAATGTGTTCACCTGCATACTTGTTCTCCTGGCTTTTCCGGTCTCAGCGGAGGGTCGCCGAGGCGGCGTAATCCTCGAGTTCGACAGTGTTGGCCACCTTCTCCATACCGCGCACGACCAGGCTTTTCGGCAGATAGGGCAGCATCCGGACGGATCGGTTGCGCAGCCAGAGCTGCGCCCGGGAATTCGGCGTCAGACCGCCGTTCCCGGCATGGCGCGCGAATTCCTGGGCCCGGTCGGCGAATTCGCGCATCTTCTGCTCATAGGCGATGTAGGCGCGGTGATGGTCGCCGCCGGCCCGCATGAGTTCTCCGGCGAGGATGTATCCCCCGACCAGCGCCAGACTGGTCCCGATACCCGACATCGGCGAGGCACAGTAGCCCGCGTCGCCGAGCAGTACGCACCGGCCGCGCGACCACGACTCCATCCGGACCTGACCGACCCTGTCGAAGTAGAAGTCGGGCGCGTCCCCGATCGCGGACAGCATCCGCGGGATCTCCCACGTATCGCCTTCGAACGCGCGGATCACGATCCGTTTCTGCGCCTCGATGTCCCGCCGGTCGTATCGCAGCGGCGCCGAGCGCACGAAGAAGCCCGCCAGCACCGCTCCCGGCGTGGGTTGCGGGGCCAGGCCGGCGGTGCGGCCCGGGCGCCCCGCGCCGCCGGGCATCGTGTACATCAGCTGCCACCCCTCGAGATCCAGTGCCGTGGTGGTGGTGAACAGCGAGACGTAACAGCCCAGATCGCGGAGGTAACGCTCCCGCGGGCCGAATACCAGCCGGCGGACGGTGGAGTGCACACCATCCGCGCCGATCAGCAGATCGAACCGCCGAGCCCCGCCCGCCTCGAACTCGACACGGACGCCGTCGTCGTCCTGTTCGACGGCGGTGATCGAATCGCCGAACACGTACTCGACGTCGTCACTGGTCGTGTCGTGGAGGATCCGAGCCAGATCCGTGCGAAGGATCGCCAACTCGGCGACGGGGCCGCCCGAATCTCCGTAGACGTCGGTCCCCATCGTCGCCACCCGCTTACCGCGCCGGTCGACGAACGCCATACCGCGGGCTCCCGTATGCGCCTGGCGAACCCGGGGCAGGATGCCGGTCCGCTCGGCCACCAGCCGGGCGGTACCGCGGATGTCGACTGCGTGACCACCGCTGCGCGGCCCGGGCGCGCGCTCCACCACCGTCGGCTCGAAACCGAACCGGTGCAGCCAATGCGCCAGCGTCGGTCCGGCAATCCCGGCACCGGAAATGAGGATGCGCCGGTTCTTCATGAGTTCTCCCTGCCATACCGTCAACTTCGTGCGTACGTCGTATATACCGTTGTCAGTCAACGTAACTAAATTCGCTGTCTGAAGCCATATTTCGAGGAACAAAGTGACCTAGTTCGGTCGAAATTGAACTAGTACACTCAAGAGTCGGCCAACCGATCGGAGAACCCCCGTGCCATCGCCGCAGCACCCGGATCCGCCGTACCGGACGATCGCCGCAGAGATCCGCACCCGGATCGAGACAGGCGATCTCCGCCCCGGCGACCGGCTCCCGTCCATCCGGCAGATCGCGCACCGATGGGGGGTCGCGATCGCGACCGCGACCAAGGTGACCGCCGTACTCCGTCAGGAGGGACTGGTCGAACCGAAGGTCGGAGCCGGCACGGTGGTCGCAACCCGGCGCACCGTCACGTCGCGACAAGCGAGCCCCGACCGAATGTCCCACCAGGAGCATCTGATTCGCCGCGCGATCAGGATCGCCGACACCGAGGGACTCGACGCGGTGTCGATGCGACGGCTCGCGGCCGATCTCGGCGTCGGTCCGATGTCGCTGTACCGACACATCACCGACAAGAGCGAGCTGCTGGTGCAGATGGCCGACACGGCTTTCGGCGAACTCGGGCTCCCCGAGCCGGAACCGGGCGAGTGGCGCGCCAACCTCGAACTCATCGCCCGCCTGCACTGGAAACTGTGCCGACGGCACCTCTGGCTCCCCCGGGCCGTCTCGTTCACCCGCCCACTGCTCGTGCCCACCATGATGGCGCACACCGAATGGGTACTGCGTGCACTCGACGGGCTCGGCCTCCCCGTGAAAACCTGCTACCACGAAGCACTCACCCTGCATGCCCTGGTCCTCACCAGCGCTCTGGCCGTGGCCGACGAGGCCGAAGCGGAACAGAACACGGGGATGACGCTCGACCGGTGGAATGCGGGTCAGCAACCGCGCGCACGCGAAATCCTCCGCAGCGGCCGATTCCCGCTACTCGCCGCCGTTACCCAAGACACCGCGCCGGACCTGGACGGCCTGTTCGACTACGGCCTCGCACGCCACCTCGACGGCTTCGCGGCTCTGTTCACCGATCGCCCCTCCTGATCCGACCGCCCGGCACCTCCCTCCGGCGGCGCCGAACAACCGGACAGGACATCCCCGCCGAGACCGGACCGAGCCGCATCCGGGCGTGATGTTTCCCCCGCGCGCCTGCGGGCAAGACGAGCACATCGTCACTTGGACCGACAACCGGACTGTGTCATGAATCGGGATTCGACATGAGTATTGCAACGGGCGCATGGAACATAGCGAGAACCACGGGCTCGACGGCCGTGCACGCGGCGGAGGCGGTGGGCGGGGCCGCCGTCGGCGCGGTCACCGGAGCCGCCCGCGGCACGATCGCGGGGGCGGTGTCCGGGGCCCGCGGGCGGGTCGACGTGCCGACGGCAACCGTGCTCGGCGTCGCGGCGGCGGGACTGACCGGGCTGGTCGAATGGCCCGTCGCACTGGCGGTCGGCGGAATCGCGGGGAGCGCGTACCTGCTGCGCCGGTCGCTGTCCTCGGATGTGCGGACGACGGCGGAAGGAGCATCCGAACCGCCCGCGCAGGCGAACCGGGGTCCGCGTCCCGCGCGCGCCGAGCGAGCCACGTCCGGGGCCGACGCGCCGAAGAGCGCATCCGAGCCCGGCACGAAGACGGGCGCCTCCCGAACCGGCGCGCGGAAGGGCACACGGACCGAGTCCGCGAGCCGGAGTCGACGGGCCGAGTCGGCCCCCGGCTCGAAGTGATGGTGTCGCTGCGTCGGATAGCGTCGGTGCCGGCCCGGGTGCCGCTGACCCTCACGGGGACCGCGATAGGTCTGGTGCGGCGGCCTGCGGGGGCTGCCGCGCGGCTGGTGAGCCCCGATCTCGAGGCGGTCGCGACGGAGCTGACCGACGGCATCGGCCGCGACCTGGGTGCCCTGTTCGATCCCCGCCGGCTGCGGCAGCAGCGGCGGGTTACCGTGCACGCCAATCGCATTCACGCCGAGGTGCGGGGGCTGCGCTCCGGCCGCGAGGTCGGCGACCGCCTGCGCCGGCAGCTGGTCCGTACACCGGGCGTGGAGTGGGTTCGGATCAACGCCCCTACCGGCCGAGTCACCGTCGCCGCCGATTCCCGGCTGACACCCGCCGGATTGGAGGCCGTTCTCGAGCGCGTCGAAGCGCAGGCGGGCACCGCCGACCATGCCTGGAGCCGGACCCTGGAACATCCCTCCGACCGGGAACCCGTGCTGACCTCGGCGCTGCAGTTGGCCGGCGATGTGGTGGGCCTGGGCGCGGCGCTCAGCGGGCGGGTCCTGCCGTTGCCCACGCCCGTGCACGCGTTCCGGTCGGCGGTCGCGCTGGTGGACGGGCAGCCGCGGCTGCGCGGGGCGCTCGAAGCACAGCTGGGCCGCCATCGCACCGAGGCCGTGCTCACCACCGCCAATGCCGTCGGCCAAGCCCTGGACGCGGAGGCGGCGAGCCTGTTCGCCGATGCCGCGCAGCGCGCGACACGTCTGGTGGAGGCCGCGGCCCGCTACGCCCGGTGGCGGAGCTGGGAGCAGCTCATCGCCGACCCGAACCACCCGGACGTGCCCGAATACGATGCGCCGCAGGCACGCCCGGCCGCCCGCCCGCGCGGACCGGTCGAACGCTGCGCCGACGAGACCGGCACCGGATCGGCCCTGGCGGCCGCCGCGACCCTGGCGGGTGGTCGCGGCCTCGCCGACGCCACCGACGCCGTGGTGTCGGGCGTGCCGAAGGCCGCCCGCGCCGGGCGCGAGACCTTCGCCGCCACCCTGGCCACCAGCCTGTCCGCCCGCGGCGTCCTGACCCTCGACCCGCGCATGTGGCGCCGCCTGGACCGCGCCTCGGCCCTCGTGGTCGACCATCGAGTGCTGCGCGGCGACCGGCGGGTGGTGCTGGCCGCCGAGTCCACCACCGACGGCTGGCCGACCGAGCACGTATGGAGCGCCGCGCAGCGCCTGCTGTGGCGCGACGAGTCCGAACTGCCCATCCCGCCGCCGAGCGGCCGTCGGCGCCACGATCTCGAGCTGACGGCCGACCCCGAACCCGCCACGCGCGGGAACACACCGGCCATCCCCCGGAATACACCCCCTACCGAAACGCCTGCCGGACAACCTGGTTCGGCACCTGTGCCCGACGACTGCGGTGCGCCGGCGAACGACAACACGGGTGCACCGGCGAACGACAACACGACCGAATCCGAGTCCTCCGATCCGAACACCAACCGCCGCACGGACAACACCATAGCGGCGACCTCGGACGCCTGGGACCCGACCACGAACCGCGCGGACGACACAGCGGCGACAACCCCGGACTCCCCGAACACGAACGCCCACAACACATCGGCCGCCCTGGACGCCGGGAACCCGGCCACACACCGCCAGGCGGCCGGCCCGAGTCCGACAACCGCAGGCTCCACGAACCCGCACGCGGACGATCCGGCAACAGCACCGAAACCCTCCGACCACGAACGCGATTCGACACCCGAGGACAACACGGCCGACGCCGCCGACCCCGCCGAACCACGCCGGTATGTGCTTCGGGAGAACGGCCGCCCGGTGGGCCGGGTGCTGATCGGGCGCGAATCGCATCCGGACGCGATCGGACTGCTCACCGCCGCCCGCCGGGCCGGCCTGCGGGTGGTGCTGGTCGGGGGTGCGGACACCGACGAATTGCGGCGCAGCGCCGACGAATTCGTGCCGGCGGGCGGATCCGACACCCGGCTCGTGCGTCGGCTGCAGCGGCAGGGGCACGTGGTCGCGGTGGTGAGCGGGCGTGCCCACCGGGCGCTCGGCGCCGCCGATCTGGGTATCGGGGTCGTCACCGAGCGGGCCGACGGGACACCGTCGATCCCCTGGCAGAGCGATGTGGTGAGCCCGGACCTGGACAATGTTCTGCGCATCATCGCCGCCGTGGGCCCGGCCCGCCGGGTGAGCGAGCGCGGCCGGGTGCTGACGCTGTCGGCGGCCACCCTCAGCGGCCTGCTGCTGGCTTCCGGGCCCGCCGCGACCCGGCCGGCCCGCGCCACCAGCCCGCTCGCGGCCGCCACGATATTCGGGGTGCTGACGGGCGTGCACAGCGGGCGCCGGGCGGCCGGCGCACCGGCACCGGCACGGATCGCGCTGGTGCCGTGGCACGCCCTGGAACCCGACGAGGTGCTGGCCCGGCTCCCGCAGCCGGAGCGGCCACCGCCATCGCCGCCGCGGTCCCGGCTCCCGGCGACGGCCGCCCGGATCGGGCGGCAATTCGCCGCGCCCGCCGCAACATTCGCCGATGTCGCCCGGCAGATGCGCCGCGAACTGTCGGACCCGATGACCCCGCTGCTGGCGGTGGGCGCGGTCGCGTCCGCGCTGCTGGGTTCCCCCACCGACGCCGTACTGGTCGGATCCGTACTCGGGCTGAACGCCGCCGTATCGGCGCTGCAGAGCCGCCGCGCGCGCATCTCCCTGCACCGGATGCTGCTGGGCGAACGCCTGCAGGCCCGCCGGATCACCGAAGACGGCGAAATCCGCACCCCCGCCGACGATCTGCTCCCGGGCGACATCATCGCGCTCGGCGGCGGCGAGGTGGTACCGGCCGACGCCCGGCTGCTGGAGGTCGACGGCCTGGAACTCGATGAGTCGGGCCTCACCGGCGAATCGGTCCCCGTCGAGAAGCGCACCGCCGCGACTCCCGGTGCGCCACTGGACGATCGGTCCTGCATGGCCTACGAGGGCGGCGTGGTCGTCAGCGGCACGGCCCGCGCGGTCGTGGTCGCGGTGGCCGACGGCACCGAGACCGGCCGCGCGCTCGCCGCGGCCGGGCCGCCGCCGTCCGGCGGCGTCCAGGCCCACCTGCGCACCCTGACCGAGCGCGTACTGCCGTTCACCCTCGGCGGCGGAACCGCCGTCACCGCAACGAGTTTCCTGCGCGGGCTGCCGCTGCGCCCGGCGCTGGCCGACGGCCTGGCGGTGGCGGTCGCCGCGGTCCCGGAGGGGTTACCGCTGGTGGCGACCGTCGCACAGCTCGCCGCCACGCGCCGCCTGTCGCGGCGCGGCGTCCTCGTCCGCACCGGCCGGACCATCGAGGCGCTGGGCCGAGTGGACACGGTGTGCTTCGACAAGACCGGAACCCTCACCGAGGGACGGCTGAGCGTGGTGACCCTCGCCGACCTCGACGAGCGCTGGGACGCCGGGGAATTCGCCGAGTCGGCCCAGTCGCGGCGACTGCTGCGCGCGGCCGCCCGCGCCTGCCCGTCCCCGAACGGCCACCCGCCTGTGCACGCCACCGACCGCGCCGTGGTCGAGGCCGCCGATACCAGCCTCGGCGCCCGGGCCGCGAAGGTCTGGGATCCGATCGAGGAGGTGCCGTTCGAGAGTTTTCGCGGATACGCCGCCACCGTCGGCCACACCGCCCACCACATCCGGCTCGCGGCCAAGGGCGCTCCGGAGGTGCTGCTGCCCCGCTGCGACCAGGTGCTGCGCGCCGACGGCGAAGGCGGCCACCGGGTTTCGGCCTTCACCGCGGACGCCCGCGCCGATGCGGACGCCGCGATCCAGCGGCTCGCCGAACGCGGCCTGCGGGTGCTCGTGGTGGCGCGCCGGGATTTCGCGGACGCCCCCGACCACGTCGACGGCGAGGTGGAACATCTCACCCTGCTCGGCTTCGCCGGCATCGCCGACCACCCGCGCCCCCAGACCCCCATGCTGGTGCGGGAGCTGGCCGGTAACGAGATCGGGATCCGGATGATCACCGGGGATCACCCCGTGACCGCCCGCGCGGTCGCCGAACAGCTCGGCATTCCGGCCGGCACCGTCGCCACCGGCGCCGACCTGGATGCCCTCGACGAGGACGGCAGCGCCGACCTGATCGAGCGGGCCACCGTCTTCGCCCGCGTCTCACCGGAACACAAGGTGCGCATCGTCTCGGCGCTGCAGCGGCGCCGGCACGCGGTGGCGATGGTCGGCGACGGCAGTAACGACGCCGCAGCCATCCGCACCGCCGACGTCGGGATCGGGCTGGCCGCGCGCGGGTCGGTGGCCGCGCGCGAGGCCGCCGACCTGATCCTCACCCGGTCGGCGAACGGCGCCGATCCGGCCGTGCTGCTGCACGCGCTGGCGGAGGGCCGCGACATGTGGCAGCGGGTGCGCGACGCGATCGGCGTGCTGGTCGGCGGCAACGCCGGCGAGGTCACCTTCACCGTGCTGGGCACGCTGCTGTCCGGGCAGGCGCCGATCGGCACCCGGCAGTTCCTGGTGGTCAACCTGCTCACCGATCTCGGGCCGGCGATGGCGGTCGCGCTGTCGCGGACCGGCGCGACCACCACCGATTCCGGCGCGCCCGCCCTGAGCGCCCCGGCCGATCTGGGCGGTGCGTTCCTGCGCGCGGTCGCGGTGCGCGGCGCGAGCACCGCCGCCGGTGCGGCCGGGGCATGGCTGCTCGGCCGGGCCACCGGGCGTCCCCGGCGCGCCGAGACGATGGCGCTGGCCGCGCTGATCGGCACCCAGCTCGGCCAGACCCTGATGGTCGGGGCCCGCAGCCCGCTGGTGTGGGCGACGGTCGGCGGCAGCGGGGCCCTGCTGGCTGCGATCATCATGACGCCGGGCGTGAACAGCTTCTTCGGCTGTGTGCCGCTCGGCCCGGTGGCCTGGGCGATCGTGTTCGGCAGCGCGGCCCTCGGGACGGGCGGGGCCGTCCTGGCGGGCCGCGCCGGGCCGATCAGCGGATCATGAAGCCGGCCACGATGAACGTGACGATCACCAGCATCGCGAAGCAGGTGATCAGCTGCCAGTGCAGCAGCGCCTCCCGCTGTTTGGCGATGGTGACCCGCAGCGTGGCGTCCACCCGGTTGTGATCGACCAGCCGGCGGCGGGCGGCGTCGAGTTCGTCGGCCGTCACCTCGGCGCGTTCGAGCCGGTGCAGCAGCTTGTGGACCTGCTTGGCCTTGTCGCGGGTCGCCTTGCGGGCCAGCGCCAGCGCGGTGCGCTGGTTCACCAGTTCCTGGCGCTGCTGCGCGATCAGGTGCGCCTGTGCCCGCGTGTGCTGCTCCCAGTCGGTCACTCTCGCCCATCCTCCTGTGGCTTCGTCGCGGTGTCCCCAGGCCATTTCCCCGGCCGCCCAGCATTCGATGAATTCCCGGACCGCCCAGGGTCTCTCCCGCGGTACCACCAGCCCGGACGGTCCGGCCTCGACCAGGCCCCCGACCACCCGGTAGTCACACACCTGCGGCGCGAAGTCGTCGACGCCCAGCGCCGGCAGCCGGCCGACCCAGTGGCCGGGCGGGCACAGCCACAGCACCTCGTCGCAGCCGACCGCGCGCAGCCGCGCCGTGCGCTCCTGTGCCTGCGCCAGCGAGACCGGCGCGCTGCGCACCTCGATCGCGCACAGCCGGTTGCCGCGCCGCCACAACACCGACGGTGTCTGCGCGCCCAGCGGCTTGTCCACCTCGGCGTCGGCGACGCCCGAGGCCAGCAGCCGCCCGCGCAGCCAATATTTCAGCCGCTGCACATCCCAGTGACAGTTCCCGCACTCGCTCTCGCGGCACTGCTCGCCGGCCTCGTGCCCGCGTGGATTGGGCTCCACCTCGGGGAAATTCACCGATTCCGGAGAAGACAGCACCGCCGCATGCCCGCGCTCGATCTGACCCAGTGCCTTCGTGTCCACCGCGACCACTTCCCCTGCCACTACACCCAGCGGGCCACAGCCGACCCGCTACTTCCAGATTGCCGCAACTGTCAGGGCCCTACACACGTTGATGCCCGTTTTCGTTACCCAACCGGGAGCCCAGCGTGATCATCGCGCCGCCGCGAGCGCCGTTACGTGCGAATTCGATACGGATCGAGCAAAATTCGCGAACACGTCGATGGCACTTTCCAGCCATCCGGATCGCCCGTCGCGCGGCGGGAGCGCGACCGCTCCCCGGCCGTTAAGCTTTCGGCCGATGACCGCCGACGGATACACCCCTGTATCGGCTCCGCGCGCCGCGCGAGTGGCCAATTCGGTCGCCTTCGGACTGCAGGGGTTCTTCCTCGCCGTCATCCTCACCGGGCTGCCGCAGCAGCGCGATCGGTTCGGGCTCGGCGACATCGCGATCCTGCTGGCGACGGTCCTGATCTCGCTGCTCGCGGCGGTGGGCAGCGTGACGGCCGAGCAACTGGCGGTGCGCTGGTCCAGCCGGACGGCACTACGCGCGGGGCTGGGCCTGATCGCGGTCGCCGGTGCGGGCATCGCGCTGGCACCCGATATCGCGGTGCTGTTCGTCGCCCTGGGCGGGTACGGAGTGGCGGTCGGCGTGGTCGACGCCGCGACGAATATGCAGGCGGTATTCATCCAGCACGGCTACGGCAAGATCGTGCTGTCGTCGTTCTACGCGGCCTGGAGCGCGGGCTCGATCCTCGGTGCGCTGTTCGTGTCGGCGTGCGCGGGCGCCGATGTGCCGCTACCGGTCACCCTGCTGACCGCCGCGGCGATCGTGCTGGCCGGCGGGCTGGGCTTCGGGCCATGGCTGCTCGGCACCCGGCAGGCCGAGGCCGAACCCGAGGAGGCGGCCGCGGCCGGAACCGTCGCGCTGCGGGCGTATCTGGCGATCGGGGTGGCCATGGCGCTGGTCTTCGCCGTCGATCTGGCGGTGGGCAACTGGTCGGCCCTGTATCTGCGCGACGATCTCGAATCCTCCACCGCGACGGCGGCGCTGGCGCTGGCCGCGTACCAGGGCGCGTCCCTGACCGGACGGCTGACCGGCGACCTGTGGGTGCGCCGGTTCGGGCCCCGGGCGGTGGTGCGGGCCGCGGCGGCAATCGGCGCGATCGGATTCGCGCTGGTCGCGACGGCGCCCGGGCCCGCGGCGGCGATCGCCGGATTCCTCGTCGCCGGTATCGGACTGCCCGTGATCGCGCCCCTGTGCTTCAGCGAGGCCGGGCAGCTCACCGGCGGACGCGGGCTGGATGCGCTGATCGCCCGGCTGAACCTGTTCAACTACGTCGGCACGCTGGTCGGCGGCGGCGTGGTGGGCGTGCTGGCCGACACCACCAGCCGCCGGATCGGCTATCTGCTGCCGCTGCTGTTCGCGGTCGCACTGTTCGCCTCGGCCCGCTTCTTCCACGCCCGGCCAACGTCCGGCACACCGCCCGCATCGCGATCCGGCCGTGCTGTACTGGGAGAATGAGCGAAATCCCAGTCACCGTCGATCGGGCCGGACGGTGGGACGCCGAGGCCCTCGGCGACGTTGCGGCAGCGACCTTTCCGCTGGCCTGCCCACCCGGGCTGACGGCCGCGGACATCGATACCTTCATCGCCCGGATACTGTCCGGCGAACGCTTCGGCGACTACCTCGCCGACCCCGCCCGCACCGTCCTCAAGGCGGTGGCCGGCGGGGATATCGTCGGCTACGCGATGCTGGTGGCGGGCGAGCCCACCGATCCGGAACTCGCCACCGCGATGGGCCGCGGCCCGCTGCTGGAGATCAGCAAGCTGTACGTGCTGCCCGGCCACCACGGCGCCGGAGTGTCGGCGGCGCTGATGAGCGCCGCGGTCGACAGTGCCCGCAGCGGCGGCTACGGCGGCGTCTGGCTGGGCGTCAACCAGGACAACGGCCGCGCCCGGCGCTTCTACGTCAAGCACGGCTTCCGCACCGTCGGCACCAAGACCACCGCCGTCGGCACGCAGGTCTGCCACGACTACGTCATGGGCCGGGAACTCTGACCGCCCGTCAGGACAGCAACTTCGCCCGCAGCGCCGCGATATCCGCGTCGGTCAGCCGCAGGCCGTCGCGCAGATAGCCGTCGAAGCCGCCGTAGCTGCGGTCCACCTGGTCGAAGGCGGCATCCAGGGCCGGCTGCACGACGCCGTTGAGCGGATCGTTCGGCCCGGCGCCGCGGTAGTGGTTGGACAGCAGGAAGTCGTAGTTCACCGTCTCGCGATCCACGCCGAGCGCCGTCAGCAGCACCGCCGACAGCCAGCCCGTCCGGTCCTTGCCCGCGGTGCAGTGATAGAGCACCGCACCGTCGGTATCGATGATGTCGTGCAGGATCGAGGCGAACCCGGCGTTCGCGCC carries:
- a CDS encoding cation-translocating P-type ATPase, with the protein product MVSLRRIASVPARVPLTLTGTAIGLVRRPAGAAARLVSPDLEAVATELTDGIGRDLGALFDPRRLRQQRRVTVHANRIHAEVRGLRSGREVGDRLRRQLVRTPGVEWVRINAPTGRVTVAADSRLTPAGLEAVLERVEAQAGTADHAWSRTLEHPSDREPVLTSALQLAGDVVGLGAALSGRVLPLPTPVHAFRSAVALVDGQPRLRGALEAQLGRHRTEAVLTTANAVGQALDAEAASLFADAAQRATRLVEAAARYARWRSWEQLIADPNHPDVPEYDAPQARPAARPRGPVERCADETGTGSALAAAATLAGGRGLADATDAVVSGVPKAARAGRETFAATLATSLSARGVLTLDPRMWRRLDRASALVVDHRVLRGDRRVVLAAESTTDGWPTEHVWSAAQRLLWRDESELPIPPPSGRRRHDLELTADPEPATRGNTPAIPRNTPPTETPAGQPGSAPVPDDCGAPANDNTGAPANDNTTESESSDPNTNRRTDNTIAATSDAWDPTTNRADDTAATTPDSPNTNAHNTSAALDAGNPATHRQAAGPSPTTAGSTNPHADDPATAPKPSDHERDSTPEDNTADAADPAEPRRYVLRENGRPVGRVLIGRESHPDAIGLLTAARRAGLRVVLVGGADTDELRRSADEFVPAGGSDTRLVRRLQRQGHVVAVVSGRAHRALGAADLGIGVVTERADGTPSIPWQSDVVSPDLDNVLRIIAAVGPARRVSERGRVLTLSAATLSGLLLASGPAATRPARATSPLAAATIFGVLTGVHSGRRAAGAPAPARIALVPWHALEPDEVLARLPQPERPPPSPPRSRLPATAARIGRQFAAPAATFADVARQMRRELSDPMTPLLAVGAVASALLGSPTDAVLVGSVLGLNAAVSALQSRRARISLHRMLLGERLQARRITEDGEIRTPADDLLPGDIIALGGGEVVPADARLLEVDGLELDESGLTGESVPVEKRTAATPGAPLDDRSCMAYEGGVVVSGTARAVVVAVADGTETGRALAAAGPPPSGGVQAHLRTLTERVLPFTLGGGTAVTATSFLRGLPLRPALADGLAVAVAAVPEGLPLVATVAQLAATRRLSRRGVLVRTGRTIEALGRVDTVCFDKTGTLTEGRLSVVTLADLDERWDAGEFAESAQSRRLLRAAARACPSPNGHPPVHATDRAVVEAADTSLGARAAKVWDPIEEVPFESFRGYAATVGHTAHHIRLAAKGAPEVLLPRCDQVLRADGEGGHRVSAFTADARADADAAIQRLAERGLRVLVVARRDFADAPDHVDGEVEHLTLLGFAGIADHPRPQTPMLVRELAGNEIGIRMITGDHPVTARAVAEQLGIPAGTVATGADLDALDEDGSADLIERATVFARVSPEHKVRIVSALQRRRHAVAMVGDGSNDAAAIRTADVGIGLAARGSVAAREAADLILTRSANGADPAVLLHALAEGRDMWQRVRDAIGVLVGGNAGEVTFTVLGTLLSGQAPIGTRQFLVVNLLTDLGPAMAVALSRTGATTTDSGAPALSAPADLGGAFLRAVAVRGASTAAGAAGAWLLGRATGRPRRAETMALAALIGTQLGQTLMVGARSPLVWATVGGSGALLAAIIMTPGVNSFFGCVPLGPVAWAIVFGSAALGTGGAVLAGRAGPISGS
- a CDS encoding MFS transporter; translation: MTADGYTPVSAPRAARVANSVAFGLQGFFLAVILTGLPQQRDRFGLGDIAILLATVLISLLAAVGSVTAEQLAVRWSSRTALRAGLGLIAVAGAGIALAPDIAVLFVALGGYGVAVGVVDAATNMQAVFIQHGYGKIVLSSFYAAWSAGSILGALFVSACAGADVPLPVTLLTAAAIVLAGGLGFGPWLLGTRQAEAEPEEAAAAGTVALRAYLAIGVAMALVFAVDLAVGNWSALYLRDDLESSTATAALALAAYQGASLTGRLTGDLWVRRFGPRAVVRAAAAIGAIGFALVATAPGPAAAIAGFLVAGIGLPVIAPLCFSEAGQLTGGRGLDALIARLNLFNYVGTLVGGGVVGVLADTTSRRIGYLLPLLFAVALFASARFFHARPTSGTPPASRSGRAVLGE
- a CDS encoding GNAT family N-acetyltransferase gives rise to the protein MSEIPVTVDRAGRWDAEALGDVAAATFPLACPPGLTAADIDTFIARILSGERFGDYLADPARTVLKAVAGGDIVGYAMLVAGEPTDPELATAMGRGPLLEISKLYVLPGHHGAGVSAALMSAAVDSARSGGYGGVWLGVNQDNGRARRFYVKHGFRTVGTKTTAVGTQVCHDYVMGREL